DNA sequence from the Nodosilinea sp. FACHB-141 genome:
GAGAACTTCGGTGCCTTGGTAGACCAGGTTGAGACGATCGCCCAGGGCAGACTCATCCTCTAAAAGCAGCTCAGGCTGCTTGATCACCGCTTCGGCTTCGCCAGTCAGGGCAGCTTCGCGCACCTGCAAGTTGGCGGCACTGAGCAAGCGACCATCGGCGGGCACCTGCACTCCTGCTTCTAGCAGCACCACATCGCCCGGCACCAGGGCCTTGGCGTCGATTTCCTGCTCCTGACCCTGGCGAATGGTGCGTACCCGGGGGGAGGTCATGTTTTTGAGGGCAGCCAGGGCTTTTTCGGCCTTGCTCTCTTGCAGGTAGCCCAAAATGCCGTTTAGTAGCACAATGGCAAAGATCGCGATCGCATCTTTGGGAAAGCCGCCCTCGCGCAGATCGAGCACCAGTGACACCAGCGCCACCGCGATCAGCATCAGCAGCATGATGTTTTTGAACTGATCCCACAGAATTTCCCAGGGGCTGCGGGTGGCCCCCTCCTGAAGCTCGTTGGGGCCATAGACCTGCTGTCGGTGCTCGGCTTCGCTAGGGCTTAGCCCTTCGGGGCTGCTCTCTAACAGCGCGATCGCCCGCTCCGGGGTGAGGGTATGCCAAAGGTTAGCAGACGCGCTTTTGCTGGGGATGGTGCTTTGGGCCACGGGTGCAATTTACCTCAAAAAATCAAGTGCTACTATTCGCCAGTATCTAGCCTACATTTATAGCACTAATAAATAGTGCAGCTCTGCCTTAATGTTCAATCCGTTTGTGCCGCAGTCGCTGATTTGCCGAGAGAGTGAATTAGAACGCGTCTGCGCCCTGCTCCGTCAAGACAGCGATTTTGTAGTAACCGGAGTGCCAGGCATTGGCCGCCGCACCCTAATTCGCAGCGCCGCCTGCCAGGAGGGCTCGCGCTGTCTGGAAATCGACCTGCTACGCTGCCGCAACGCGGGTCAATTTCTGCGGTTTTTGGCCGATGGCATTGTGGACGCCTTCTCAGAACCGAGTGAAATTGCCCAAATTCAGCAGTGGAGCTTGAATCAGCCTCTCAGCGTTGATCAAACATTGGAGACCGAAGCGCGGCTGGTGTGGCCCAAAACCCTGGGCAAAGAGTGGCCCTTGTTTGAGGACTTACTATCGCTGCCCCAATACCTAGCAGAATGGCTCAACTGCCAGGTGGTGATTATCTTTCACAACTTTCCCCACATTCGCTCATGGGATCGTCAGGGCAAGTGGGAAAGTCACCTGCGCCAGGAGATCGAGCGGCAGAATCGGGTCAGCTACGCTTTAATCGCCACCGTGGCCGAACCCTGGATGACCGCCAGCCAGCTGCCGGTGATTGCGCTTACCCCCCTGAGCGATCGCGAACTGCAACCCTGGGTAATTGGCACCATGGCCACAGCGGGCCTCAAGTTTGACCCCGAAAGCCAGGCCCTGGAGCTGTTTCTTAGCTACGTGCAGGGCCACATGAAGGATGCCATTACCCTAGCCCAGCGCCTGTGGTTGGGCTGCAATGCGATCGCCTCACCGGCCCCAGAGCTAATTCAGGCGCACCTGGTGCATAGCACCATGCTAGGTCTAGCCCAAGATATGGCGGTTGTCTTTGAAGCCCTGCTGCTGCTGTTGCCCTCTACCCAGGCCCGCGTGCTTGAAAGCCTGGCCCTCGACCCCACCGACAGCCCTCAGTCCAATGCCTACATCAAGAAACACCAGCTTTCGCGGGGCGGAGGCTTGCAGGGGGCGCTCACCAGCCTGGAGCAAAAGGGCTTAATCTACGGCCCCCAGTTCGGCTACCGGATTGCGCTGCCGCTGCTCGATTTTTGGCTCAAACAGCGGCTGCGGTAGGTAGTTGGCTGGGTAGGGGCATTGCAGTGCAATGCCCCTACGAACAGGCGGAACCAGATAGGGTTTTGAATTACACATCTTCTGCGACGGGTGCTAGTTCAAAGCATCCCGACACAGAGGTAGGAATGGTGCGGGGGCGA
Encoded proteins:
- a CDS encoding ATP-binding protein: MFNPFVPQSLICRESELERVCALLRQDSDFVVTGVPGIGRRTLIRSAACQEGSRCLEIDLLRCRNAGQFLRFLADGIVDAFSEPSEIAQIQQWSLNQPLSVDQTLETEARLVWPKTLGKEWPLFEDLLSLPQYLAEWLNCQVVIIFHNFPHIRSWDRQGKWESHLRQEIERQNRVSYALIATVAEPWMTASQLPVIALTPLSDRELQPWVIGTMATAGLKFDPESQALELFLSYVQGHMKDAITLAQRLWLGCNAIASPAPELIQAHLVHSTMLGLAQDMAVVFEALLLLLPSTQARVLESLALDPTDSPQSNAYIKKHQLSRGGGLQGALTSLEQKGLIYGPQFGYRIALPLLDFWLKQRLR